One stretch of Gambusia affinis linkage group LG05, SWU_Gaff_1.0, whole genome shotgun sequence DNA includes these proteins:
- the hapln2 gene encoding hyaluronan and proteoglycan link protein 2, producing the protein MTPIKGNFAGIFVITLSYFIQSSVSYNPHRTEPSTPKKLQYLLEPPVQIEVAGRRGDNVSLPCILRIKPNHYKIKWTKLDPEHLGQQNIIMISNANAFKPYGPVGRRASLLRAHTMDASLLLSRLELLDDGRYQCELINGIEDENIVITLRIEGVVFPYQSKHGRYKFNFHEAKLACAEQDGMLASYSQLYRAWTEGLDWCNAGWIHDGTVHYPIVHPRPVCGGNLPAGIRSYGPKNKNHDRFDAFCFTSQIPGSVFYITGSFSYDQAVYACKRQGSELALVGQLYAAWRFQKYDQCNGGWLKDGSVRFPIVSPRKRCGGVPEAGVRTFGFPSKTSHLYGAYCYR; encoded by the exons ATGACACCCATAAAAGGGAATTTTGCTGGGATTTTTGTAATAACATTAAGCTACTTTATCCAGTCTTCAGTTTCATATAACCCCCACAGAACAG AACCATCAACACCAAAGAAGCTTCAGTATCTCCTCGAGCCTCCTGTGCAGATTGAGGTGGCTGGCCGAAGGGGAGATAATGTTTCGCTGCCATGCATTCTCCGAATCAAACCGAACCATTACAAGATTAAATGGACAAAGCTGGATCCTGAGCATTTAGGGCAACAGAATATAATAATGATATCAAATGCAAATGCTTTTAAGCCATATGGGCCAGTTGGACGGCGGGCTTCTCTGCTGAGGGCTCACACCATGGACGCCTCCCTGCTGCTCAGCCGTCTTGAGCTGTTAGATGATGGCAGGTATCAGTGTGAGCTGATAAATGGCATTGAGGATGAGAACATTGTGATCACTTTGAGGATTGAAG GTGTGGTTTTCCCATATCAAAGTAAGCATGGACGCTACAAATTCAACTTCCATGAAGCCAAGCTGGCTTGTGCTGAGCAAGATGGCATGCTAGCGTCCTACAGCCAGCTTTACAGAG CTTGGACGGAGGGGTTGGACTGGTGCAATGCAGGTTGGATTCATGATGGGACAGTTCATTATCCAATCGTTCATCCTCGACCCGTCTGTGGAGGAAACTTGCCAGCAGGCATTCGCAGTTATGGGCCAAAAAATAAGAACCATGATCGGTTTGATGCTTTCTGCTTCACATCCCAGATACCTG GCTCTGTATTCTACATAACCGGATCTTTCTCCTATGATCAGGCAGTTTACGCCTGCAAACGTCAGGGATCAGAGTTGGCTTTGGTGGGCCAGCTTTATGCCGCCTGGCGTTTCCAGAAATATGACCAGTGTAATGGTGGCTGGCTGAAAGATGGCAGCGTTCGCTTTCCCATCGTCAGCCCCAGGAAACGCTGTGGAGGCGTCCCAGAAGCAGGGGTCCGCACATTTGGATTCCCCAGCAAAACAAGTCACCTTTATGGAGCATATTGTTACAGATAA